In Chitinophaga nivalis, a single genomic region encodes these proteins:
- the hemW gene encoding radical SAM family heme chaperone HemW — MSGIYIHIPFCKQACYYCNFHFSTSRAQQASLVNGILQEITLQQHYLGTDTVHTIYFGGGTPSLLEPAELTALLEKIRSVFSVAPDAEITLEANPDDLSRPKLEMLKAAGINRLSIGVQSFHETDLTWMNRAHNSGQALACIQLAQELGFQNITIDLIYGGPTLSDEGWEENVKQAIALGIPHLSCYALTVEPGTALDHFIRKKKMAPTDADKAARHFELLMQWLKAAGYEHYEISNFALPGWHSRHNSSYWQGKPYLGLGPSAHSFNGHSRQWNIANNAQYIKSITAGAVPFEIESLTSIMVFNEYIMTSLRTAAGCNLEWVAEKFDTAHVTHLLQNSTAFINDGKMERVGETLRLTPAGRLFADGIAAALFL; from the coding sequence ATGTCCGGCATTTATATACATATTCCTTTTTGTAAACAAGCCTGCTATTATTGCAACTTTCACTTTTCCACCTCGCGGGCGCAGCAGGCCTCCCTGGTAAACGGTATCCTGCAGGAAATAACCCTGCAGCAGCATTACCTGGGCACCGATACGGTGCATACGATTTACTTTGGTGGCGGCACTCCCAGCTTGCTGGAACCGGCGGAGCTGACGGCCCTGCTGGAAAAAATACGGAGCGTATTCTCCGTGGCGCCAGATGCAGAAATCACCCTGGAAGCTAATCCGGATGACCTGAGCCGGCCTAAACTGGAAATGCTGAAAGCAGCGGGTATCAACCGGCTGAGCATTGGAGTACAGTCATTCCATGAAACAGACCTCACCTGGATGAACCGGGCGCACAACAGCGGACAGGCACTGGCATGTATACAACTGGCACAGGAACTGGGCTTTCAGAATATTACCATCGATCTGATCTACGGCGGTCCTACACTGAGTGATGAAGGCTGGGAAGAAAATGTAAAACAGGCGATTGCGCTGGGCATCCCCCATCTGTCGTGCTACGCCCTCACGGTAGAACCAGGTACCGCACTGGATCATTTCATCCGGAAAAAGAAAATGGCGCCGACTGATGCAGATAAAGCAGCCCGACATTTTGAACTGCTGATGCAGTGGCTCAAAGCTGCCGGATATGAACATTATGAGATTTCCAATTTTGCGTTGCCCGGCTGGCACTCCCGGCACAACAGCAGCTATTGGCAGGGGAAACCCTACCTGGGACTGGGACCATCGGCACATTCCTTCAACGGTCATTCCCGCCAGTGGAATATTGCCAACAACGCACAATACATCAAAAGCATTACGGCAGGTGCAGTACCTTTTGAAATAGAATCACTCACCAGCATCATGGTGTTCAACGAATATATCATGACTTCCCTGCGTACCGCTGCCGGCTGTAATCTGGAGTGGGTAGCTGAAAAGTTTGATACCGCACATGTAACGCATCTCCTGCAAAACAGTACGGCTTTTATCAACGACGGAAAAATGGAGCGGGTAGGAGAAACCCTGCGGTTGACCCCTGCAGGAAGATTATTTGCGGATGGTATTGCGGCAGCACTCTTTTTATAA
- a CDS encoding DUF4271 domain-containing protein encodes MAQTPDSGAVPPPVVKKKPVITRTVADSLRPKVRVQPVKKDTLKAAVATTPAAVAGADTSLLRKDSVAVPKVKPVSAYDVYMKKLAAENMFLKPGRPTFYDNNPLRTRRDMDWLAYLIGGVLLVLSVIRLSYLKYFSDLFRAFLNPTLSQRQLKDQLSQSPFPNMLLNIFFALSLGVYLYLVLYRNQVFPQAEPWLLIPGLVALVAVVYGTKYVMLRFCGWLFGNVELADAYIFILYLINKILGVLLVPFLIVMAFCRPNIAIGALYISIFFIVLLVVYRYIRSYSLVKQYLSFSKLHFFLYLCAFEVAPVLILTKVLLNIWLTGNP; translated from the coding sequence ATGGCGCAAACGCCGGATTCGGGGGCAGTACCACCGCCGGTAGTGAAGAAAAAGCCCGTGATAACCCGTACGGTGGCTGATTCTTTGCGTCCGAAGGTGCGGGTGCAGCCGGTGAAAAAGGATACGCTGAAAGCGGCTGTTGCCACAACGCCGGCAGCGGTAGCAGGTGCTGATACCAGTCTGCTTCGGAAAGACAGTGTGGCGGTGCCTAAGGTAAAGCCGGTGTCTGCCTACGATGTATACATGAAAAAACTGGCGGCAGAAAATATGTTCCTGAAGCCGGGCCGGCCAACCTTTTATGATAATAATCCGCTTCGGACACGCCGCGACATGGACTGGCTGGCTTATCTGATAGGTGGCGTACTGTTGGTATTGAGTGTGATCCGGTTATCCTACCTGAAATATTTTTCAGATCTCTTCCGGGCCTTCCTGAATCCTACCCTCAGCCAGCGCCAGTTAAAGGATCAGTTGTCGCAGTCGCCTTTCCCGAATATGCTGTTGAATATTTTCTTTGCCTTATCGCTGGGAGTATATCTGTACCTGGTATTGTACCGGAATCAGGTGTTTCCGCAGGCAGAACCCTGGTTGCTGATTCCCGGACTGGTGGCCCTGGTAGCGGTGGTGTATGGTACCAAATATGTCATGCTGCGTTTCTGTGGCTGGTTGTTTGGTAATGTGGAGCTGGCAGATGCCTATATATTCATCCTTTACCTGATCAACAAGATTCTGGGGGTATTATTGGTGCCTTTTCTGATTGTGATGGCATTCTGCAGGCCTAATATTGCGATTGGAGCCCTCTATATATCAATATTTTTTATAGTATTATTAGTTGTATATAGGTATATTAGGTCTTATTCACTGGTTAAACAGTACCTGTCTTTCAGTAAATTGCATTTTTTTCTTTACCTTTGCGCATTCGAAGTAGCGCCTGTTTTAATATTGACAAAGGTGCTGCTGAATATCTGGTTAACTGGTAATCCCTGA
- a CDS encoding uroporphyrinogen-III synthase: MIKGGPKKDLQGKQIQSILISQPKPETEKSPYFDLAKKFNIKLDFFPFIRVEGLPAKEFRKQKIDILSFTAVIFTSRNSVDHFFRICEEMKIKVSQDCKYFCITEAVALYLQKFILYRKRKVFYGADGSTKGVLEVMNKHRDNEKFLFPSSDSQKKDIEEWLKANKCEYATATLYKTVSTDVKEVLAATNYDMIVFFSPSGVKSLFENVPLFEQNGTRIGAFGPTTSAAVEEAGLRLDVKAPAPQAPSMVAALEQYLTTLNKK; the protein is encoded by the coding sequence ATGATAAAAGGCGGGCCAAAAAAAGATTTGCAAGGTAAACAAATTCAGTCAATCCTAATTTCTCAACCTAAGCCAGAAACAGAAAAGTCTCCTTATTTTGATCTTGCAAAAAAGTTCAACATCAAACTGGATTTTTTTCCGTTTATTAGGGTAGAAGGGTTGCCGGCAAAGGAATTCAGGAAACAGAAAATTGATATCCTGAGTTTTACGGCTGTAATTTTTACCAGCCGTAATTCGGTAGATCACTTTTTCCGTATCTGTGAAGAAATGAAGATTAAAGTGTCTCAGGATTGCAAGTACTTTTGTATTACAGAAGCAGTTGCATTGTATCTGCAGAAATTTATTCTTTATCGCAAGCGGAAGGTGTTCTATGGAGCTGATGGTTCAACCAAAGGGGTACTGGAGGTGATGAACAAGCACCGGGATAATGAAAAATTCCTTTTCCCCAGCTCGGATAGTCAGAAAAAGGATATTGAAGAATGGTTAAAGGCCAACAAGTGCGAATACGCCACCGCTACCCTCTACAAAACCGTTTCTACAGATGTCAAGGAAGTACTGGCTGCAACCAATTATGATATGATTGTGTTTTTCAGTCCTTCCGGTGTGAAATCTCTGTTTGAAAATGTGCCTTTGTTTGAACAAAACGGTACCCGTATCGGCGCATTCGGACCTACTACTTCTGCTGCGGTGGAAGAAGCAGGATTAAGACTGGATGTGAAAGCTCCTGCTCCTCAGGCGCCTTCTATGGTAGCTGCCCTGGAGCAGTACCTGACCACACTGAACAAAAAATAA
- a CDS encoding thioredoxin domain-containing protein gives MNKLIGETSPYLLQHAHNPVNWYPWGEEALQRALQEDKPILVSIGYAACHWCHVMERESFENEATAAIMNEHFINIKIDREERPDLDHIYMDALQAMTGAGGWPLNVFLTPDKKPFYGGTYFPPTKAYNRPSWTDVLLSLADAFHNKREEINTQADNLTQHIHQSSQFGIQAGADLNIPREELFTKAQCDTICENILKQADTVWGGFGRAPKFPQTFTIAYLLRYHHFYQHPEALQQAVLSLDKMLQGGLYDQLGGGFARYSTDEKWLAPHFEKMLYDNALLIDVLCDAYQITGNNVYAQTVKDTLTFITREMTSPEGGFYAALDADSEGVEGKFYVWSREEIDQILGEQAPVFCDFYDVQEHGNWEEQNILWVRQPLQQFAVAKGYDPAELATTLQQCRGKLLAVREGRIRPGLDDKILLGWNALMVHACCKAFAALGDETYRELAVRNMDFCLAVFREDAHGQEFYHTWKNGIAKYPAFLDDYAYLIRALIALQEITGDMTYLYKAHDITAFVNDYFGDDSGQYFYYTIDGQDDVIVRKKEIYDGAVPSGNAIMIQNLWYLALVFDNKDWADKAVRATSALSQTVVRYPTSFGVWASQLLQFVTGTAELAIVGADYRARMNDAGQWFIPYRVLVGAPADVSGIPLLSQRATGESTLVYLCKDYHCIKPVSYIEEIINLI, from the coding sequence ATGAATAAACTGATCGGAGAAACAAGCCCTTATTTACTGCAGCATGCACATAATCCTGTTAACTGGTACCCCTGGGGTGAGGAGGCGCTGCAACGGGCATTGCAGGAAGATAAGCCTATACTGGTCAGCATCGGTTACGCTGCCTGCCACTGGTGCCATGTAATGGAACGGGAGAGCTTTGAAAACGAAGCTACCGCCGCCATCATGAACGAACATTTCATCAATATCAAGATCGACCGGGAAGAACGGCCGGATCTGGATCATATTTACATGGATGCCTTACAGGCCATGACGGGCGCCGGCGGATGGCCGCTCAATGTTTTTCTGACGCCGGATAAAAAGCCTTTTTATGGTGGCACCTATTTCCCACCTACGAAAGCATATAACCGTCCGTCGTGGACAGATGTGCTGCTTTCCCTGGCAGACGCTTTCCATAACAAGCGCGAAGAAATCAATACCCAGGCAGATAATCTGACACAGCATATTCATCAGTCCAGCCAGTTTGGAATACAGGCAGGTGCTGACTTAAATATTCCCCGGGAAGAACTGTTTACCAAAGCCCAATGTGATACTATCTGTGAGAATATACTGAAACAGGCAGATACCGTTTGGGGTGGATTCGGCCGTGCGCCCAAGTTTCCGCAAACATTTACGATTGCTTACCTGTTACGGTATCATCATTTCTATCAGCATCCGGAAGCTTTGCAACAGGCGGTGTTATCCCTGGATAAAATGTTGCAGGGTGGGTTGTATGACCAGCTGGGCGGAGGTTTCGCCCGGTATTCTACAGATGAGAAATGGCTGGCGCCACATTTTGAGAAGATGCTGTATGATAATGCACTGCTCATTGATGTGTTGTGTGATGCCTACCAAATAACCGGTAACAACGTATATGCGCAAACGGTAAAGGATACCCTGACGTTTATTACCCGGGAAATGACGTCGCCGGAAGGTGGCTTCTATGCAGCGCTGGATGCAGATTCTGAAGGTGTGGAAGGAAAGTTCTACGTATGGAGCCGGGAAGAAATAGACCAGATATTGGGAGAACAGGCGCCTGTTTTCTGTGATTTTTATGATGTACAGGAACACGGCAACTGGGAGGAACAAAATATATTGTGGGTACGGCAACCCTTACAGCAATTTGCAGTAGCCAAAGGATATGATCCGGCGGAACTGGCTACTACCCTGCAGCAATGCCGGGGGAAACTACTGGCAGTAAGGGAAGGCAGAATCAGACCTGGTCTGGACGATAAAATTCTGCTGGGATGGAATGCCCTCATGGTACATGCCTGTTGCAAAGCATTTGCGGCATTGGGAGACGAAACCTACCGGGAACTGGCAGTGCGCAATATGGATTTTTGCCTGGCTGTATTCCGCGAGGATGCCCATGGGCAGGAGTTTTACCATACCTGGAAAAACGGCATCGCCAAGTATCCCGCTTTCCTGGATGATTATGCCTACTTGATCCGCGCGCTGATTGCCCTGCAGGAAATCACCGGTGATATGACCTATCTGTATAAGGCACACGATATTACGGCGTTTGTCAATGATTATTTCGGAGACGACAGCGGTCAATATTTTTATTATACCATCGATGGGCAGGATGATGTGATTGTGCGTAAGAAGGAAATTTATGATGGGGCGGTACCGAGTGGCAATGCCATAATGATCCAAAACCTTTGGTATCTCGCCCTTGTTTTTGATAACAAAGATTGGGCAGATAAGGCGGTGCGTGCTACTTCCGCGTTGTCGCAAACTGTGGTGCGCTACCCTACTTCTTTTGGCGTGTGGGCGAGCCAGTTATTACAGTTTGTAACGGGTACGGCCGAACTGGCAATAGTAGGAGCTGATTACCGGGCACGGATGAACGATGCCGGCCAATGGTTTATTCCTTACCGGGTGTTGGTAGGAGCTCCGGCTGATGTGTCTGGTATTCCGTTGTTGTCACAGCGGGCTACCGGAGAAAGTACCCTGGTATATTTATGTAAAGATTACCATTGTATTAAGCCAGTTAGTTATATAGAAGAAATAATTAATTTAATATAA